Proteins from a single region of Kineosporiaceae bacterium:
- a CDS encoding histidine phosphatase family protein: protein MSARRLVLLRHGRTASNAENRFQGHLDVELDDVGLAQAAVAAAHLGELLADAAARGAVRVVSSDLSRARQTAEPLAKALGVDLELDDALRERDGGAWQGLLRDEIERRFPDEYGRWMAGEDLVIGGGESLGQCWVRCEGGISRHAEAMTGEADGGTLVVVSHGASMRGAMLRLLGLIGRGSSAEEVARDLALYRTFDGFGNAHWAELGVRRSGWVLERFNLSAPDAPAS from the coding sequence GTGAGCGCTCGACGGCTCGTTTTGCTGCGGCACGGGCGCACGGCGTCCAATGCCGAGAACCGGTTCCAGGGCCACCTCGACGTCGAGCTGGACGACGTGGGGCTGGCTCAGGCGGCCGTCGCGGCGGCCCACCTGGGCGAGCTGTTGGCGGACGCCGCGGCGCGCGGCGCCGTCCGGGTGGTCTCCTCGGACCTGTCTCGGGCACGACAGACGGCCGAGCCGCTGGCCAAGGCGCTCGGCGTCGACCTGGAGCTGGACGACGCGCTGCGCGAGCGGGACGGCGGGGCGTGGCAGGGGTTGTTGCGTGACGAGATCGAGCGGCGCTTCCCGGACGAGTACGGCCGCTGGATGGCGGGGGAGGACCTGGTCATCGGCGGCGGGGAGTCGCTGGGGCAGTGTTGGGTGCGCTGCGAGGGCGGTATCAGTCGGCACGCCGAGGCGATGACCGGTGAGGCGGACGGCGGCACGCTGGTGGTGGTCTCGCACGGGGCCTCGATGCGTGGGGCGATGCTGCGGCTGCTGGGCCTGATCGGGCGGGGGAGCAGCGCCGAGGAGGTCGCGCGCGACCTGGCGCTCTACCGGACGTTCGACGGCTTCGGGAATGCCCATTGGGCCGAGCTGGGGGTGCGGCGCAGCGGCTGGGTGCTGGAGCGGTTCAACCTGAGCGCGCCGGACGCGCCGGCGTCCTGA
- the rsfS gene encoding ribosome silencing factor — protein MSASERARELAVAAALAASDKLASDVVALDVSEQLVITDVFLLASAPNDRQVRAIVDAVEERLLGLGAKPLRREGEREGRWVLLDFGEIVVHVQHTDERQYYSLERLWRDCPPLELPVMPRNPSQ, from the coding sequence CGGCGGCGCTCGCGGCGTCCGACAAGTTGGCGTCCGACGTGGTGGCGCTGGACGTCAGCGAGCAGTTGGTGATCACCGACGTGTTCCTCCTCGCCTCGGCGCCCAACGATCGGCAGGTGCGCGCGATCGTCGACGCGGTGGAGGAGCGGCTGCTGGGCCTGGGGGCCAAGCCGCTGCGCCGCGAGGGTGAGCGCGAGGGCCGCTGGGTGCTGCTCGACTTCGGCGAGATCGTGGTGCACGTGCAGCACACGGATGAGCGGCAGTACTACTCGCTGGAGCGGCTGTGGCGTGACTGTCCGCCCCTCGAGCTGCCCGTGATGCCGCGCAACCCGAGCCAGTGA